The window ATTGGCTTACACAATGatactattagaaaaaaaaaaaaagataaaattagcaTGGAAAAACACAATTTTGAGAAGTTTCTGAACATTGAAGTTGCTTGGTACTTTCttgtaagttttgttttatttttattggataggcagatctAAACTTAGGACAGCCAAATAGAAAAATTGTCCAccttctggttcgctccccaagttcCAGagcgccagagctgagccgatccagccaggaggctggaatttcttctgggtttcccacacgggtgcagggtcccaaggctttgggctttgggctctattgctttcccaggccactaacagggagctggatgggaagtagagcaactaacTGGAccttgaaccagtacccagatGGGAAGTCTGCaattgaggactttagcaactaggctattgcgctgggccctgcttgGCTCATTTTAAGAATTCAAGAAAAATCGTTTACttcacttttgaaaaataaattaaaatgaccaTGACATATCCTATGAGTTTTGTATACAAGTAGATTATTGGTGCTAACCCTAGGTGACCATAATCaacacaaaaacaagcaaacagaaacaacaaaatataCAGCAGAAATCCCAGCATGCAGTATAACAGAGGTTATGTTTTTGCCCAGAAAAATATGTCATGGTCAGGAATACAGTCACAAGCATTTTTGGAGAAATTTTTAGAAAGCTCTGCaatcacattttaaatgaatacagAAAATTAGCTGGATATTAAGGCTAAAAAGTCAATTTTGCTTATAATAATGATCCCAAAGGAATTGTGTCAGGTTTTCATTTATAGTTTGCAAAATTGGAAATCAAtccaaaatcaaataaaaactatggatcttcatttcaaaaaaatataaggGGAAGGTAGTTTGCCAAGTGATTCAGACAATATTTGgccagatttagttttatttgaccTCCCACTCACCACCTCCCATCCTCACTTCCAACCTCCTCCTAAGTTTCTGcgtttgaatctcagctctggctcctgactataCTTTGTGAGAGAAAATGCAAACACTTGAAGTGTATCAGATTCTGCCACTCATAAAGGAGATGGAGGATGAGGTCCCTCCTCTTGGATATGGTGAGCCTGtaggtggggaaaaaaaatctgtatccaAAAGTTATGTTACTGAAATTGAATGCCCATAGCCAAAAATGGGGAAAAGTCCTTCTGTAACTTAGcagaaaatttaaaaggcaatgaCTCATAATCAAAAGAGGCACACTCTAAAACTTATAAAAGAACACATCAGCTCCTATTATAACCTTTGAAAGATAAATAAGCAAGATTAAAGTGTGGATCTCAGAAAACGTGTACCTGATGTCCATGAATGGAAAGAATTTTGCAGAACATGATCCACAAGTGAAAAGCAAAACATCATGATCATAGGCTCTCACTCTAGGATTTGCATACACAGGGAtatgaaggaaacacacacagcaAAACAGTATATTCAAAAGCAAAGGGGATGATCATGTTGTGGTAGTAAGCTTGTCATGATTAGTGATAGAATGGTAGAAAAATGCAAGAATAACATGATAAGAAGATGTAAAGGAAGTTGCTAAAAAAAGAGGTCAGTTGGAaaaattgcaataaaaatttcCATGAACTGAAATAAGTGAACATGAGGAGATTTAATGaacacattcaaataaatatattcagtATTTTCATGGCTCATGGAGCTGAGTCCCTGACACCTACTTGAGATACCTGGATTATGTtttgctcccagtttcagcctcgTCACGTCCTGCCTGGACACTCTAGGGATTTGGGGAGGCAACCCATGGTTGGAAGAGCTTTCCCTTCATGTTGGACAAggacaaacaaacgaacaaaaagcAACAAATCAAACTGGCTATTTGAAGGGAAATTGAGACAAAACCCGATTCAATCTGAAATATAAAGACATATTTGTGGGAAACCTTGAACCTTAAGTCCCCAGAGTCAAGTACTTTCATTTGGTGCATACTCAGGGGCTGCCTTTCAGTTACTAGACCTTGATGGAGGTATGAGAGTTGGAGACATGAAAGTCACATTTTCTGTTCTCAAGACATTAACAGCAGAGTCTGTAAAGCTTACATGCACACAATGAGcttaactgattaaaaaaaaaaaaagatgcagtgtGTGGGTCCTAACGTCTTTACTTGTACCTAAGTTTCTGAACCCACAGACAGCACCAttcattccacttctgattctgatATGCCACACCAGAGCAccatttcagtgccaaagcaTTAAAGGATAATGTGCTTAGTGCCAATGGGGGAAATTTGGTGGCTCAGCTTGTTTAGGGGCTGCCTAGAATACAGGCATCCCAGAGGCAGCTGAATCACTTCcgagctgctccaattcccacccagctccctgcccgtgcccTGAGAAGGAAcagaacatggtccaagtgcatgggcccctggtTACCCCACATAGGAGTTGAAGACCCAGACCCTGGCGTCACCTGcctgttgtgctcatttggggagtaaacccagtGAACAAAGGTTTCTCAAGCTTCTTCCCACCACCAATGCTTTCTttccaatgaatgaataaatctttacaaacatTAAGGAAAAACAGACACAATACAATACCAATTGCAAGAACAGTCATGCCAGCTTCATGCAGAaccaatttttcttctttcattcagTCATTCAGCATACAGTCACTCAGACACATTGTACGTCGGTTCACATTTTGCGTTTAACAGAGTCCCAAAGTATTTTCCCTTAAACTACGctcaactatttaaaaataacaaagtctCAGAAATTCCTGAAATGAAACTATTGCTAGTTGGATATTTCTAttgcaagatttttttccttttcaaataagtaggAACAGCTCAATTTTCTTCTTTGCAACTTTATTTTAGGTACAACAGGATTTTGAAAAGCATGTCCTAATATTACATCCAATATCAGGAATAGTCATATCAAATACACTGAATGAATTTCCTGCACACATTCCCAAAGTTGACCACATCTTTCACACTCACACTTAGGAACGCTGCTTTGAGGGGTGGCACTCAGTGCTGGGCAGGATTCTTACACACACGTTAAACTATAGGCAGTAATCTAGAACAGCAAGTGACTGAAGCTTGGCATAATGCTGGGAATACGCAATACAATGCTCAATCTGAAATTCAGGTTAATTCAGGTAACTACAGCCCGGCAGGTATGAAGTGATCTCATGAGCAGGATTATTGATATAGATGCAAGATAATAAcctaatctattttaaaaaaacatgcctAAGGTTCACAAATtacaaatgaaatttcaaatgaaatgttttcaattCTAAGTAATCTGGAACATCCAGTGCATTTTGGAAAGGTTTGATGTGATAAAATCACAGTATGGATCTCCAGAGAATGGCACTGACCTTTGCTTTGAAGATATCCTGATTATAGACTGTATTTGGAATGAAAAATACTGACAGGGTATAATGAAATGCCAGGTTTGAgccaaaaaaaaagtgacatcaACTTTAAGAACAAGACTGAATTCCCACAATGAAACAGAACATGTGAATCATTCAGTGACAGAAATAAACTGAGGTATAGTCAGGTTCAGGGGGTTTTACATCTGAAAAGTCAGTTTCTGTTGAGGGACAAAAGTGTTCAAAACTTTGAATGATGAgaggatctttctatttctccgcACGGAGGAGGGAGGGTAACATTTGGCCAATTCCTCCTGAAAAGCAAAATTTAGGGAATTAAAAAGCATGAACACAACACAGCAATGGAAGATAGAAAAGAGTAGAGTGGCTGTGTGTACCTTGAGCAATAGCAGTCATCCTCAGCTCCACAGGCCAGCGTAGTTTCCATGGAGATCAGAAAAGAGAGGCCCCCCAGCCACAAAGAGCTTCATATCTGGCCAGTTGTAGCAGTGGGTGTACAGGCAACTTGGCAGTTGGTTCAAACTTACAGTCTGGTCTGCCCAGATGGTTTCCTGGTTGATCCAGCCCCTGCTACAGGTGAGCTTCAGCATTCTCCTCCCGGACCCTGCAGAAGAATCGTGGCCAATCTCACGGCTGTCCTCTAGAAACTTCTTAGCACGGACGTCATAGAAGAACAGGGAGCCATGCACAGTTCCCAAGGTGATAATGTCCTGGTTGTAGCTCATTGAGCACACACTGGTGCCATATTCCCTACAGGGCAGGGCCCAGAAGTTGTTCTGTGGCTGGCGTGGATCCAGGAAAGAGACATAGGTACTAGAGCCCACAGCATACAGAGAGAGCTCATCGCAGTAAGTCATGCACACATTCCCTCCAAAGTAGGGCATCCTGATggagagcagcctggacaggttGCTCTGAGCTTTCCAGAGGTGGAAGTAGCCATCCAGAGAAACTGAtcccagttcctggtttctgctgcTGAAGGCCAGGGCACGTACATCGTGGTGACTGGGAAGAGGGCTGTTTGCAGAGACATCTACCATATCCATTGGACGGATGTGGCCATACACAGGGATGCCACTGCTACTGGGCCGAACATTGCCATCCTGGAAAAGTTCACGGTCCAACTGCCACAAGGCCAGGGTGCCATCACGGGAACCGCTCACCACCACGGTGTCACTCACCCAGGCGATGGCAAAGATCCAGTCTTTGTGGCCTTGGATGTCACCCAGGCACACAGGGTCCATGGTGGGCAGCTGGTACACGGCCAGGCTATTGGGGTTCTTGCCTCCTGTGGCCAGAAGTGTCTTGGAGGGATTCAGCTCAATGGCGTGGATGCCACAGCCAGGCAGGCTCCCGGCTCGAGGAGGCTCTCTGTCCACCATGAGGGGGCAGTGTGTGATCTGGCCCGAGTGCACGTCCAGCCTGAACAGCTTGTTGCACTTGGTGCCACACACCACCTCCCTGCTATTCAGCCATTGTGAAGCAAACACTTTGTCCAGGGTGCCCAGGTCCAGTTGGTGTTCCCTCAACATTTGGGGCAGGCTCCGTGCTGCGAGGCTGTTCAGCTGACTTTCAAAACCCCTTTCTGCCAGCCGTCCCTGTGCACCCACCTGGCGGTCCTGCAGGTAGTGCACCAGGGAGCGACGTGTAGCTAGCCCAGTCCCTGGCAGTCCCTTTTTGGTCTCCATGGCCAAATCCTTTAAAGAGGACCTAGTGGCAGCTACTTGTTTGGTACAGTACCTTGGTCAGCACCGAATAAGAAGCAGTATAGGTGTGGGAGTCCGCGTTGGCGTTGCCCTGGGTGGTGTGGCGAAGGAGATGGCTTCGCTGCCTGCCCAGGGTAGAGTTGGGCCGTGTGGCTGCTCTGCCTTAGCCTGGAGTGCGGGTTTTCCAGAGCGTGGAAGCTGAAGGACCTTTAGCGACCGTTGGTTGAGATTCCAAGATGGCGGCGGCGCTCGCTGAGAAGCGGCTCGGCCCGGTGCCTCAGGCTCTACTGGAGGCGCCAAAGCTGAAGAGGCGTGACGTGGCCCAAGTGGAGAATGGCTGAAATCTCAGCCAATGGCAGAGTGGCTGTGGAGCCGGAAGGGAGGACCCCACAGGGTGAGAGGTGAGGAGGGCCCCTTGTGCTATGGGTGGGGCCAGTgggtggggcagttgggaggggcCGTTGGGAGGGGCCTTTGGGAGGGGCCAGTgggtggggcagttgggaggggcCGTTGGGAGGGGCCAGTGGGTGGGGCCGTTGGGAGGGGCCAGTGGGAGGGGCCGTTTGGGAGGGGCCAGTGGGTGAGGCCGTTGGGGGGTCAGTGGGAGTGGCCGTTCGGAGGGGCCAGTGGGTGGGGCCGTTGGGAGGGGCCAGTGGGTGGGGCCGTTGGGAGGGGGCTGTGGGAGGGGCCGTTGGGAGGGGCCATTGGGAGGGGCCAGTGGGTGGGGCCAGTGGATGGGCTGGTAGAGCCTGCTTCTTTTTGGTGGAGTGTAGCACAAGCCAACCTGGAGTGCAGGGTGGGGAATGGAGCCTCAGGAGTTGGTTTCCAGACAACAGGAACCTAGGGACCTGGGAATGATgcatttgtgcattttttttctattcatttattcattaattacattatattacatgacacaatttcataggtactgggattctccccccttcaccccaaacccctcccacattgtgcattttattttttaagatttatttatattacaaagtcagatatacagagaggaggagagacagagaggaagatcttccatccgatgattcactccccaagtgagccgcaacgggccggtgcgcgccgatccaaagccgggaacctggaacctcttccgggtctcccaagcgggtgcagtgtcccaatgcattgggacgtcctcaactgcttttcccaggccagaagcacgtagctggatgggaagtggagctgccgggattagaaccggcgccttttttttttttttttctttttgaggaacTAATTTGACAGTGAAAAGCGGTGGTAGTCTGAGGCCTCCATTTTTCCCGTGTTAGCCTCTGGAAAGAAGCACTGTACTCTTTCGGACACTTTGACACACAGTTCCCCTTCCCCAGGCTTTCAAGTGTCCCCCCATGTAGTACTTCCGAAGGTCGCTCCTGTGGGTGGGGCCACCTCAGTGCAGCTGACTTCTGGACACAACGAAGTTCATGTTCACAGTGGGTTGTGTGGAGGCCACCTGATGGAGGGTCCCAGGCACACGGCAGACTCCTCCCCACTCAGTCCTCTTCCTCAATGCCACAGACAATTttaccttaatttttttctttaattatgtatttgataGAGACACGGatgttcactgctcaaatggctggaGGCCTTAGGGAGGCAGGATCCTGCAAAGCCAGCTGGTTCTCCCACTGAAATTTTCCGTGGCATTTTGGAAGCTTTGGAACAGCTGCAAGTAGAGCAGTGCCCATAAGGTTTTCTGGTGTTACAAGCCAAGCCTTAACGTGCTGTTCCACAatgcctggaccctggctttgccTCTCTCTGCATCTTAAGGACCTTCCAACCAATAGTTGAAGTCTCTGAGCTCCTGTGCCATAACCCGTGGAAGGCTAGATTCCACATGCAGAGCTTGGTAACAAGTACTGCCTACAGTGCTTACCAGGATGCCTTAATTGGCTGTAGCCGTTACAACCTGGTGGGCTGCAATGATGGACAGAAGTGGGAGGATAGAAAGCAGGGTTTCCTTAACTGCTGTGCCTGTCCTTGACTCCCAGAGCCCAGGGGAAGTGGAGTAGAGCAATCCAGGGTGGGGAGTACCTCCCTCCAAGGCATGGGTAGCAGCCTTTCCTTCCCAGATGTGTGGCTGCCAGGAGACAGAATCTTGCTCCGCAGAAATATTTCCACAGAAGCCATAAGGGACTT is drawn from Ochotona princeps isolate mOchPri1 chromosome X, mOchPri1.hap1, whole genome shotgun sequence and contains these coding sequences:
- the LOC101522753 gene encoding DDB1- and CUL4-associated factor 12-like protein 2, whose translation is METKKGLPGTGLATRRSLVHYLQDRQVGAQGRLAERGFESQLNSLAARSLPQMLREHQLDLGTLDKVFASQWLNSREVVCGTKCNKLFRLDVHSGQITHCPLMVDREPPRAGSLPGCGIHAIELNPSKTLLATGGKNPNSLAVYQLPTMDPVCLGDIQGHKDWIFAIAWVSDTVVVSGSRDGTLALWQLDRELFQDGNVRPSSSGIPVYGHIRPMDMVDVSANSPLPSHHDVRALAFSSRNQELGSVSLDGYFHLWKAQSNLSRLLSIRMPYFGGNVCMTYCDELSLYAVGSSTYVSFLDPRQPQNNFWALPCREYGTSVCSMSYNQDIITLGTVHGSLFFYDVRAKKFLEDSREIGHDSSAGSGRRMLKLTCSRGWINQETIWADQTVSLNQLPSCLYTHCYNWPDMKLFVAGGPLFSDLHGNYAGLWS